A genomic region of Pseudoxanthomonas suwonensis contains the following coding sequences:
- a CDS encoding BamA/TamA family outer membrane protein, with protein sequence MRAFQGVLAVCLASAANAAAAQGAAPAADDAVDAVPIGRDAGAQQGAFRDREDGRFDMSSWLLEHHGFLPVPIVVSDPALGYGGGVALAFFHRPKGAPATRTGTDGKPRMITPDIMGVMAMKTENGSQAYGAGANLHFREDDWRYKGGLARTDLNIDFYTSGRVLPQQKVAVNLEGLMSFQQVSRRLGDRDMFLSAQWIYMDVDPRLENAADRPLFTDLDFEQVSSGLGLALEYDSRDNPFTPSRGYLFQVQGNAYLPAIGSDVEFQSYRLHGYGFWPLGGHLVLGGRADVRRVDGDVPFYRLPYIDLRGVPSARYQDDTAGVLETELRWNLTTRWAGIGFLGAGRAWGERAGFGDAPTAVSKGFGARYLVARQLGMYVGVDYAWGPEDQKTVIIQMGSAWR encoded by the coding sequence ATGCGCGCGTTTCAGGGAGTCCTGGCAGTCTGCCTGGCATCGGCCGCGAATGCCGCGGCCGCACAAGGCGCGGCACCGGCCGCGGACGATGCGGTCGATGCCGTTCCGATCGGACGTGATGCAGGTGCGCAGCAAGGCGCTTTCCGCGACCGGGAGGACGGCCGTTTCGACATGTCGTCATGGCTGCTGGAGCACCACGGATTCCTGCCGGTTCCGATCGTGGTCAGCGACCCCGCCCTGGGCTACGGCGGTGGGGTGGCGCTGGCCTTCTTCCACCGGCCGAAGGGCGCCCCCGCCACACGCACCGGGACGGACGGGAAGCCTCGGATGATCACCCCGGACATCATGGGCGTCATGGCCATGAAAACGGAGAACGGCAGCCAGGCCTACGGCGCCGGCGCCAACCTGCATTTCCGCGAAGACGACTGGCGCTACAAGGGCGGGCTGGCCAGAACCGATCTCAACATTGACTTCTACACCAGCGGACGCGTGCTTCCCCAGCAGAAGGTCGCGGTGAACCTGGAGGGGCTGATGTCCTTCCAGCAGGTCTCGCGCAGGCTCGGCGACCGCGACATGTTCCTGTCCGCGCAATGGATCTACATGGATGTCGATCCCCGGCTGGAGAACGCGGCCGACCGGCCGCTGTTCACCGACCTCGATTTCGAACAAGTGTCGTCCGGCCTGGGCCTGGCCTTGGAATACGACAGCCGCGACAACCCCTTCACTCCTTCGCGCGGCTACCTTTTCCAGGTCCAGGGCAACGCCTACCTGCCGGCGATCGGAAGCGACGTGGAGTTCCAGAGCTACCGGTTGCATGGCTATGGCTTCTGGCCGCTGGGTGGGCATCTGGTGCTTGGCGGCCGGGCCGACGTGCGTCGCGTCGATGGCGACGTCCCCTTCTACCGCCTGCCCTACATCGACCTGCGCGGCGTGCCTTCGGCGCGCTACCAGGACGACACGGCCGGGGTGCTCGAAACGGAACTGCGCTGGAACCTGACCACGCGCTGGGCCGGGATCGGCTTCCTCGGCGCCGGCCGCGCCTGGGGCGAGCGCGCCGGCTTCGGCGACGCACCGACCGCGGTCAGCAAGGGCTTTGGCGCGCGCTACCTGGTCGCGCGCCAGCTGGGAATGTACGTGGGCGTGGACTATGCGTGGGGGCCGGAAGACCAGAAGACCGTCATCATCCAGATGGGTAGCGCCTGGCGCTGA